The following are encoded in a window of bacterium genomic DNA:
- a CDS encoding HNH endonuclease signature motif containing protein codes for MISNYFIEKNINEYVTKYAEYILRDPEFYKKDEGYKYQAVATFRKYFDLDAKNFIDMLELALADTRNLIGSGSYFPKRMLIDYARQNPKFVRGELRKLLGGGKNVYERIDNFINNINTYFPQDKKQSYFDYRFVSFFLAAHDPEKHIHVKSKEYKVFAGMVSYEMIISGSQGQRYKSLFEFAEIIRNVIKINPEFKKVHKQVTEPFAYKDPSFSWGTDDFIFNVARRLSSAFNEEAKKAVKRNTEIQENKIEELEDMLAADDVVESERGKSREELIKLVKDFKPIGKAYTEREGSYRVRCDSAAQKERIKILENYACQICGFSFEYSSEDGTKRKFSHADHIIDKSSGGTEEADNIWILCPNCHAKKTLGVIVVNLKRGIVLENNKEIKLHHNNHLSWHHEQK; via the coding sequence ATGATTTCTAATTATTTTATTGAAAAGAATATAAATGAATACGTAACTAAGTACGCTGAATACATACTTCGTGACCCCGAATTTTATAAAAAAGACGAGGGCTATAAATATCAAGCAGTAGCTACTTTCCGGAAATATTTTGATCTAGATGCTAAAAATTTTATTGATATGCTTGAGCTTGCCTTGGCAGATACGCGCAATCTTATTGGGTCCGGCAGTTACTTCCCAAAGCGGATGCTTATTGATTACGCAAGGCAAAATCCTAAATTTGTGCGTGGTGAGTTGCGAAAATTACTTGGCGGTGGAAAAAACGTGTATGAGCGCATAGATAATTTTATCAATAATATTAATACGTATTTTCCGCAAGATAAGAAACAATCGTATTTTGACTACCGCTTTGTCAGTTTTTTTCTAGCTGCCCATGATCCTGAGAAGCATATTCACGTTAAGTCAAAAGAATACAAAGTTTTTGCAGGCATGGTTAGTTACGAAATGATTATCTCCGGATCACAGGGACAACGGTACAAGTCTCTGTTTGAGTTCGCTGAGATAATTCGTAACGTTATTAAAATAAATCCAGAGTTCAAAAAAGTGCATAAACAAGTAACGGAGCCGTTTGCATACAAAGACCCGTCCTTTAGTTGGGGCACTGATGATTTTATATTTAACGTAGCGCGACGGCTTAGTTCCGCCTTCAATGAAGAGGCCAAAAAAGCGGTTAAGCGAAATACTGAAATTCAAGAGAATAAAATAGAGGAGCTTGAAGATATGCTAGCCGCGGATGATGTTGTAGAAAGCGAGAGGGGTAAAAGCCGAGAGGAATTAATTAAATTAGTTAAAGATTTTAAGCCGATTGGTAAGGCTTATACAGAGAGGGAGGGAAGTTATCGAGTTCGTTGTGATAGTGCCGCACAAAAGGAGCGAATAAAAATTCTAGAAAATTATGCATGCCAGATTTGTGGATTTTCATTTGAATATAGTTCCGAAGATGGGACAAAACGAAAATTTTCTCACGCGGACCACATTATAGACAAGAGTAGCGGCGGGACCGAGGAGGCGGATAATATTTGGATTTTGTGTCCCAATTGTCACGCAAAGAAAACATTGGGAGTTATTGTAGTGAATTTAAAACGAGGCATAGTGTTAGAAAATAATAAGGAAATAAAATTACACCACAATAACCACCTTTCGTGGCATCACGAACAAAAATAA